Proteins found in one Labrus bergylta chromosome 8, fLabBer1.1, whole genome shotgun sequence genomic segment:
- the si:dkey-283b15.2 gene encoding neuronal pentraxin-2, with the protein MKIMRNYQSLHLFPVLLLLLLCPASSATGSDLNYGPHPRFVCTPIPIDADPACSPVAAPSVGAAAPSGPGHQSAPPAGWWGASEEAKATILHLRESLVQQKETILDQRETIRELTVKLALCEGLAQGPVPHEEHHGMASHSEHAGVAGHHTYADNGHYSNQQSHHGNSNLIPDSPLYHSAGGQRSDGGQISSSQGKDKHVAPGDITSSPEHMERMLQALKERLNNLQKRNTSITYSSSLKELLQRKISALEQQLHHNTAALSSLSNHHNVEDSNHRDDGDHHHHHDDDDDDDDDDDDDDHYHDGTHSNDHKDNHNDSSHSNSGDDTHNHDNSHNDGHHDTVGDHEDHEDDHEYHEGDHEDHGDHGDHEDHDDGNHDYDDHHSNEADSHSYLSHRAYKVQGPRTGFHSNKLETMLNQLHLAGSSRKKIKSPDAFQISFPMRTNYMYGRMKKTLLQEIFALTLCLWIKAGVGPSLGTPFSYSAPGQANELVLIEWGNNPMELLINDKSVTLPLSLGDGKWHHVCVTWSTRDGQWEVYQDGVQRGSGMNLSPWHPIKPGGVFILGQEQDTLGGRFDATQSFVGEMSDLHMWSHVLTASDIYSLASCGSHLRGDIIAWSETELELHGGVSKYPFDPCH; encoded by the exons ATGAAGATCATGAGGAACTATCAGTCTCTACACCTGTTCcctgtactcctcctcctcctcctatgtCCTGCATCTTCTGCTACAGGGTCTGACTTAAATTATGGACCCCACCCTCGCTTTGTTTGCACTCCTATCCCCATTGATGCAGACCCTGCCTGTTCACCTGTAGCAGCTCCAAGCGTAGGGGCTGCAGCGCCCAGCGGACCAGGCCATCAAAGTGCACCTCCCGCTGGCTGGTGGGGGGCAAGCGAAGAGGCCAAAGCCACCATCCTCCACCTCAGAGAGAGCCTGGTTCAGCAGAAAGAGACCATCCTGGACCAGAGAGAGACCATCAGAGAGCTGACAGTCAAGCTCGCCCTGTGTGAGGGCCTGGCACAGGGCCCCGTTCCTCATGAGGAGCACCATGGAATGGCATCGCACTCAGAGCACGCAGGGGTGGCCGGCCATCACACATATGCAGACAACGGGCACTATAGCAACCAGCAGAgtcaccatggaaacagcaACCTCATACCGGACTCACCGCTGTACCACTCTGCAGGGGGGCAACGATCTGATGGAGGGCAGATTAGCAGCAGCCAGGGGAAGGACAAACATGTGGCACCAGGGGACATCACATCATCACCGGAGCACATGGAGAGGATGTTGCAGGCACTGAAGGAGAGGCTCAACAATCTGCAG AAGAGGAACACATCCATCACTTACTCAAGCTCTCTAAAGGAGCTGCTCCAGAGGAAGATCAGCGCCCTAGAACAGCAGCTTCACCACAACACTGCCGCCCTCAGCAGCTTGAGCAACCACCACAATGTTGAAGACAGCAATCACAGGGACGATGgagaccaccaccaccaccatgatgatgatgatgatgatgatgatgatgatgatgatgatgatcattaCCACGATGGCACACACTCCAATGACCACAAGGACAACCACAACGACAGCAGCCACAGTAACAGCGGGGATGACACCCACAATCATGACAACAGCCACAATGATGGCCATCACGACACAGTGGGTGACCACGAGGACCATGAGGATGACCATGAGTACCATGAGGGGGACCATGAAGATCATGGGGACCATGGGGACCATGAGGACCATGATGACGGCAACCATGATTATGATGATCACCACAGTAATGAAGCAGACAGTCACAGCTACCTTTCACACAGAGCATACAAAGTACAAGGCCCACGAACTGGTTTCCACTCAAACAAACTGGAAACGATGCTAAACCAGCTGCACCTAGCAG GATCCAGCAGGAAGAAAATCAAGAGTCCCGATGCCTTCCAGATCAGTTTTCCCATGAGAACCAATTACATGTATGGGCGGATGAAGAAAACGCTGCTGCAGGAGATCTTTGCTCTGACTTTGTGTTTATGGATCAAGGCGGGTGTAGGGCCCAGCCTGGGGACGCCATTTTCATACTCTGCACCAGGACAGGCCAATGAACTGGTACTGATCGAGTGGGGGAACAACCCCATGGAGCTGCTGATCAATGACAAG TCTGTTACGCTCCCCCTGTCCCTGGGTGATGGGAAGTGGCACcatgtgtgtgttacctggtcAACAAGGGATGGACAGTGGGAGGTCTACCAGGATGGAGTGCAGAGGGGGTCCGGGATGAATCTATCCCCCTGGCATCCAATCAAACCTGGAGGTGTCTTCATCCTGGGACAGGAGCAG GACACTCTTGGAGGCCGTTTTGATGCCACTCAATCATTTGTTGGGGAGATGTCGGACCTGCACATGTGGTCACATGTCCTGACCGCCAGTGACATCTACAGTTTGGCTTCCTGCGGCAGCCACCTCAGGGGAGATATCATTGCTTGGTCGGAAACGGAGCTGGAGCTTCATGGAGGCGTCTCCAAATACCCCTTTGACCCCTGTCACTAA
- the zgc:158689 gene encoding BAR/IMD domain-containing adapter protein 2, producing MTAKLETPRMMERDDIMSSERRKDGPRVRQPSTADGFLFAVKSSALTIKRKKQHKHTKRSVLPKRSKMSRTEEVNKMTENVYKGILDQFNPSLKNFVTMGKHYERALTGVTVAAKGYFDALVKLGELASDSQGSKELGDTLFQMAEVHRQIQVQLEDVLKLFHSELLAQLEQKLELDIKYLTATLKKYQSERRSKSESIERCQSQLKKLRRKSQGSRHPNKYGDREMQFVELMSRRQGELDAMVATGYKSALTEERRRYCFLVDRQCCVTKLLISYHSKVRELLSQKLSSWQLSCSQPTRLPERALNLLRHTAPQSSGAAGIAEVLRHTKLGSAQPEQRLSLLEIPTMLNGDSSRSQQQRQLPSSSQSETCPPQGSPQTFCSFSSGGAAGGSSQGASPQHSSTPLDTSASLLPESSGSPSPAASTPTPSSSSGQQGPQLMTTNTTNLSPSLIPSTVMSLSQISPTSGSLHGMTLPITHSAPHSPPLPHSAPLSRAMTPVQLLHQQVGPGGSNTSSPSHIPWMKTSDMSATATLPLPRKPNSEMRLGGFQGSSLPRIMPLSGPTRVEALFAHSPGESEGSGGGGGGGGGGGVGGACLLHFQQGDSITLLISEARDGWHYGQNERTGRKGWFPFSYTQPQHNAMDHLESSLFLSKANSNSTGQLDKLGSQGPAALTPESEEERSLPPQRVSTFRPRPYSMADSNRITSAFASPPPSPTRVNPFAHIRLRKTVTNDRSAPIIE from the exons ATGACGGCCAAACTGGAAACTCCTCGGATGATGGAAAGAGATGACATCATGTCTTCTGAACGGAGAAAAGATGGACCCAGAGTCAGACAGCCTTCTACTGCTGA TGGATTTCTGTTCGCTGTCAAGAGTAGCGCCCTGACcatcaaaaggaaaaaacaacacaaacacacaaagaggtCGGTCCTACCCAAGAGAAGCAAAATGTCTCGAACAGAAGAAGTTAACAAGATGACGGAAAATGTCTACAAG GGGATTCTGGACCAGTTTAATCCCAGTCTGAAGAACTTTGTGACTATGGGGAAACACTATGAGAGAGCCCTGACAG GAGTAACTGTGGCTGCCAAGGGGTACTTTGATGCTCTGGTGAAACTGGGAGAACTGGCAAGTGACAGCCAAGGCTCCAAAGAGCTGG GAGACACATTGTTTCAGATGGCCGAGGTGCACAGACAGATTCAGGTGCAGCTGGAAGATGTG TTGAAGTTGTTTCACTCTGAACTGCTTGCCCAGTTGGAGCAGAAGCTGGAACTGGATATTAAATACCTCACA GCCACCCTGAAGAAGTATCAGAGTGAGCGGAGGTCTAAGTCTGAGTCTATCGAGCGCTGCCAGTCCCAGCTGAAGAAGCTCCGCAGGAAGAGCCAGGGCAGTCGACACCCAAACAAATATGGAGACCGAGAGATGCAG TTTGTGGAGTTGATGAGTCGTCGTCAAGGTGAGCTGGATGCGATGGTTGCCACGGGTTACAAGTCTGCGCTCACTGAAGAAAGGAGACGATACTGCTTCCTGGTCGACAGACAGTGTTGTGTAACCAAACTGCTTATCAGCTACCACTCCAAG GTGAGAGAGCTTCTGTCGCAGAAACTGTCATCATGGCAGCTGTCCTGTTCTCAGCCCACAAGACTACCAGAGCGAGCTCTGAATCTGCTGCGCCACACTGCGCCCCAAAGCTCAGGTGCTGCTGGGATAGCCGAGGTACTCCGCCACACCAAGCTAGGCTCTGCTCAGCCTGAACAG aggctCTCTCTGCTAGAGATCCCGACTATGTTGAATGGAGACTCCAGTCGCTCCCAGCAGCAACGCCAgctcccttcctcctctcagagTGAAACCTGTCCACCTCAGGGCTCCCCTCAGACtttctgctccttctcctctgGGGGAGCAGCCGGAGGTTCATCACAGGGAGCGTCTCCTCAGCACAGCAGCACTCCCCTCGATACATCAGCCAGCCTCCTCCCTGAAAGCAGCGGCAGCCCCAGCCCAGCTGCATCCACTCCCACCCCGTCCAGCAGCTCTGGCCAGCAAGGCCCCCAACTAAtgaccaccaacaccaccaaccTCTCCCCGAGCCTCATCCCatccactgtgatgtcacttaGCCAGATTTCCCCGACCAGCGGCTCCTTGCATGGCATGACCCTCCCCATCACCCACAGTGCTCCTCACAGTCCTCCACTGCCCCACAGTGCTCCTCTTTCCAGGGCCATGACTCCTGTGCAGCTCCTGCACCAACAGGTGGGACCAGGAGGGAGCAACACTTCATCACCGTCACACATTCCCTGGATGAAGACTTCTGACATGAGTGCAACAGCAACACTGCCACTGCCGAGGAAACCCAACAGTGAAATGAGGCTCGGAGGCTTTCAGG GCTCCAGTCTCCCTAGGATTATGCCTTTATCTGGTCCTACACGTGTTGAAGCCTTGTTTGCCCACTCCCCTGGGGAGTCAGAGggcagtggtggtggtggtggtggtggtggtggtggcggcGTTGGCGGAGCTTGCTTGCTGCACTTCCAGCAGGGTGACAGCATCACCCTGCTCATATCTGAGGCCAGAGACGGATGGCACTACGGTCAAAATGAACGAACTGGACG GAAAGGCTGGTTCCCTTTTTCCTACACTCAGCCACAGCACAATGCGATGGATCACCTCGAGAG ctccctcttcctctccaagGCTAACAGCAACAGTACGGGCCAGCTCGACAAGCTTGGGTCTCAGGGTCCTGCAGCCCTCACAccagagtcagaggaggagcGGTCTCTTCCTCCCCAGAGGGTCAGCACCTTCCGCCCGCGCCCGTACAGCATGGCCGACAGCAACAGG ATTACTTCAGCATTTGCCTCCCCACCACCATCCCCTACCAG GGTCAACCCGTTTGCTCACATCCGACTCAGAAAAACTGTCACCAACGATCGCTCGGCTCCCATCATCGAGTAA
- the ndufa3 gene encoding NADH dehydrogenase [ubiquinone] 1 alpha subcomplex subunit 3 — MAGIGAFLKNAWNKEPVIVASCAIGVLGIAVPLLSPITKYTGMINSAVPYNYPVPVRDDGNMPDVPDHPCDPKGNNLEWLKNL, encoded by the exons ATGGCGG GAATAGGAGCTTTCCTGAAGAATGCTTGGAATAAGGAGCCCGTTATCGTGGCGTCTTGTGCTATTGGAGTGTTAG GCATTGCTGTACCGCTCCTCAGCCCCATCACAAAATATACAGGAATGATCAATTCAGCTGTGCCATACAACTACCCAG TCCCAGTGCGAGATGACGGAAACATGCCCGATGTTCCCGACCATCCATGTGATCCGAAAGGAAACAACCTTGAATGGCTTAAAAACCTGTAA
- the tfpt gene encoding TCF3 fusion partner isoform X1: MMEDFSGLALPPLFGGHILEAELEPGGVELGPGEVELGPGSNELLESTAQEDEEKRALDKSKYLALSRRCKEIEQVNQKILGRLHQVQRITRRMKKERRFLMKTLDAHGDDYRNAQLTILLEEESGAHLDPAAGVEDDQLNGLSCSASSASLHHATGPKKRRHRIPRQDKDKDQVNLNPSCQSWQRHSLEKCPAQPHCLTDVALPWR, from the exons atgATGGAGGATTTCTCTGGATTGGCTCTGCCCCCTCTTTTTGGAGGACACATTCTGGAGGCAGAGCTGGAGCCTGGTGGTGTGGAGCTGGGACCAGGAGAG GTGGAGCTGGGCCCAGGCAGCAATGAGCTGCTGGAGAGTACGGCacaagaggatgaagagaaaagaGCTCTTGACAAGAGTAAATATCTGGCACTGAGCAGGAGATGTAAAGAAATTGAACAG GTGAATCAGAAGATTCTTGGTCGTCTTCATCAAGTACAAAGAATTACACGGCGCATGAAGAAAGAGAGgcg GTTTCTCATGAAGACTTTAGATGCTCATGGAGATGACTACAGAAACGCCCAACTCACAATACTTCTAGAG GAAGAATCGGGAGCACATTTAGATCCTGCGGCTGGAGTCGAGGATGACCAGCTCAACGGTTTGTCCTGTTCTGCATCGTCTGCATCTTTGCATCATGCTACTGGACCAAAGAAGAGGAGACATCGAATTCCACGACAAGACAAAGATAAAGATCAAGTAAA CCTGAACCCGAGCTGTCAGTCTTGGCAGAGGCACAGTTTGGAGAAATGCCCAGCCCAACCTCACTGTCTCACTGACGTCGCACTGCCCTGGAGGTGA
- the tfpt gene encoding TCF3 fusion partner isoform X2 yields MMEDFSGLALPPLFGGHILEAELEPGGVELGPGEVELGPGSNELLESTAQEDEEKRALDKSKYLALSRRCKEIEQVNQKILGRLHQVQRITRRMKKERRFLMKTLDAHGDDYRNAQLTILLEEESGAHLDPAAGVEDDQLNGLSCSASSASLHHATGPKKRRHRIPRQDKDKDQPEPELSVLAEAQFGEMPSPTSLSH; encoded by the exons atgATGGAGGATTTCTCTGGATTGGCTCTGCCCCCTCTTTTTGGAGGACACATTCTGGAGGCAGAGCTGGAGCCTGGTGGTGTGGAGCTGGGACCAGGAGAG GTGGAGCTGGGCCCAGGCAGCAATGAGCTGCTGGAGAGTACGGCacaagaggatgaagagaaaagaGCTCTTGACAAGAGTAAATATCTGGCACTGAGCAGGAGATGTAAAGAAATTGAACAG GTGAATCAGAAGATTCTTGGTCGTCTTCATCAAGTACAAAGAATTACACGGCGCATGAAGAAAGAGAGgcg GTTTCTCATGAAGACTTTAGATGCTCATGGAGATGACTACAGAAACGCCCAACTCACAATACTTCTAGAG GAAGAATCGGGAGCACATTTAGATCCTGCGGCTGGAGTCGAGGATGACCAGCTCAACGGTTTGTCCTGTTCTGCATCGTCTGCATCTTTGCATCATGCTACTGGACCAAAGAAGAGGAGACATCGAATTCCACGACAAGACAAAGATAAAGATCAA CCTGAACCCGAGCTGTCAGTCTTGGCAGAGGCACAGTTTGGAGAAATGCCCAGCCCAACCTCACTGTCTCACTGA